The following coding sequences are from one Sphingomonadaceae bacterium OTU29LAMAA1 window:
- a CDS encoding LamG domain-containing protein gives MKLTSTLALATALLATPAVAQDGLLFRVSADKDLTANKAGGDPVPNFRSAVTVTPDGAIGGAARWADEGYVAWKAPGNMVAQRGTLAFFWRARDPVTEAPFVIFRAGFADHTSWDMAFLRIDWNGHGFDAFVTDANLSRLRVSWRIPTPPTPEQWEHIAFAWDETAGVRLFVDGKEVARLDQKADLDSGLDQFGMAGRVISPHQVQSRYSFMRGSDLDEIRVYDRMLGSADVAALAAKQEPAASPPADAAAQRTAWLHRYGWDKSAPPVLADPVTSVRRIEFADAKDLKEWMYKGVDGIAETTWPGVYNRSKLPGRDDYFELPDWNTYVEGGKRYDLTVPEGQSFNRVELRGAAYGTLSWNGTRLATRAKGVVRSVDAVAPHTGGVLSFTNVMQEQPIQEIWAYDVGATPEPAGSFKLSYTIDAAASPKMAVLDGLNTYIAGRYPAGERATVLAMPSSGMKVAVGAGAAGASGAAVQRAPGKPIAHVLIPASFGDAYPDKPLARAWDYGWQNVHDGLDGIAIDLPAMKGATGAPIPLNIRIADPIWPGRAMIDLSVSVRPGEARTLWLDLRDRILSNDSLYLTIASGAESFDAQSLNGAKIRLVFKPRDQAKAEHVADRFNQVRDNWGFLVEEHTASKRAGLYQRLFADITDLLRVDPDHVQGRAYWADINYRPENMPAVALPPVPAGVPAWAARQLDDLKITRDFVTWWIDHRQVPYGDFGGGISDDTDLTQQWPGLALMGVEPDKVNASLRAVSDAVFRNGMRVNGLGYITTDELHAYEEGLNSDAQRLYLNWGEPRAVERIMETTRALQGVILKNPAGHMHFASNWYGGRKMYREGAFAWQKPYSFTVLHGPILLGLYNGSPAARGLVTGVIDGWMAHGKQAADGTWNYPNEINWDTDATRVGDGGGVSTPLQGAWAAWRFTGDDTYLRPIVARVGKSGSGLAEFNENAFDLMPGGTALRAKIAKVAGSDPFARYTAWTATGDTATLAALHADAWTDKAQHQYMYTEGHWWSDRVDQPNEILQRERLGGIALRRNQTWPGNTVSWRFATSGAAEQVAILVPGATRDAFRVIAYNTSDVPQRATMTTWNVTAGSWQVRTSTSTDEGKTPVAGGVQSTVPLERSVGMDVTFAPRTTTVIEAKLMQPTTPVETRPDIGIGSDDVTVRGRRVTLTVHGLGSTPSGTGIATLVAADGRVVATAPIPAMEAPNDLKPRTVTVQLMAPGATTGLTARVALAGDAPEVTRLNNTVPVVGR, from the coding sequence ATGAAACTCACCTCCACGCTCGCCCTTGCCACCGCCCTGCTCGCCACCCCGGCGGTGGCGCAGGACGGGCTGCTGTTCCGCGTCTCCGCCGACAAGGACCTGACCGCGAACAAGGCCGGCGGCGATCCCGTCCCCAATTTCCGCAGCGCGGTCACTGTCACGCCCGATGGCGCGATCGGCGGGGCGGCGCGCTGGGCGGACGAGGGCTATGTCGCGTGGAAGGCGCCGGGCAACATGGTCGCGCAGCGCGGCACGCTCGCCTTCTTCTGGCGCGCCCGCGATCCCGTCACCGAAGCGCCGTTCGTCATCTTCCGCGCGGGGTTCGCCGATCACACCAGCTGGGACATGGCGTTCCTGCGGATCGACTGGAACGGCCACGGCTTCGACGCCTTCGTCACCGACGCCAATCTGTCGCGGCTGCGCGTGTCGTGGCGCATCCCGACCCCGCCGACCCCTGAGCAATGGGAGCATATCGCCTTTGCCTGGGACGAGACGGCAGGCGTCCGCCTGTTCGTCGATGGCAAGGAAGTCGCGCGGCTCGACCAAAAGGCCGACCTCGATTCCGGGCTGGACCAGTTCGGTATGGCGGGGCGCGTCATCTCGCCTCATCAGGTGCAGAGCCGCTACAGCTTCATGCGCGGTAGCGATCTCGACGAGATCCGTGTCTACGACCGCATGCTCGGCTCCGCTGACGTTGCAGCGCTCGCCGCCAAGCAGGAACCAGCCGCAAGCCCGCCAGCCGACGCCGCCGCGCAGCGCACTGCATGGCTGCATCGCTACGGCTGGGACAAAAGCGCGCCGCCGGTCCTGGCCGATCCCGTCACCAGCGTCCGCCGCATCGAATTCGCCGATGCCAAGGACCTGAAGGAATGGATGTACAAGGGCGTCGACGGCATCGCCGAAACGACGTGGCCCGGCGTCTACAACCGGTCGAAGCTGCCCGGCCGCGACGATTATTTCGAGCTGCCCGACTGGAACACCTATGTCGAGGGCGGCAAGCGCTACGACCTGACGGTGCCGGAGGGGCAGAGCTTCAACCGCGTCGAGCTGCGCGGCGCGGCCTACGGCACGTTGAGCTGGAACGGCACCCGCCTCGCCACCCGCGCCAAGGGCGTGGTGCGCAGCGTCGATGCGGTGGCGCCGCATACCGGCGGCGTGCTGAGCTTCACCAACGTCATGCAGGAACAGCCGATCCAGGAGATCTGGGCTTATGACGTCGGCGCTACGCCCGAGCCTGCCGGCAGCTTCAAGCTGAGTTACACGATCGATGCCGCCGCTTCACCGAAGATGGCGGTGCTCGACGGGCTCAACACCTATATCGCCGGCCGCTATCCCGCCGGCGAGCGCGCCACCGTGCTGGCGATGCCGTCGTCGGGGATGAAGGTCGCGGTAGGCGCCGGCGCGGCGGGCGCGAGCGGTGCGGCGGTGCAGCGCGCGCCCGGCAAGCCGATCGCCCACGTGCTGATCCCGGCGAGCTTCGGCGATGCCTATCCCGACAAGCCGCTGGCGCGGGCCTGGGATTACGGCTGGCAGAACGTGCACGACGGGCTGGACGGGATCGCGATCGACCTGCCCGCGATGAAGGGTGCGACAGGCGCGCCCATCCCACTCAACATCCGCATCGCCGATCCGATCTGGCCCGGCCGTGCGATGATCGACCTGTCGGTATCGGTCCGCCCCGGCGAGGCGCGCACCCTGTGGCTCGACCTGCGCGACCGCATCCTCTCCAACGACAGCCTGTACCTGACGATCGCCTCGGGCGCGGAAAGCTTCGACGCGCAGAGCCTGAACGGGGCGAAGATCCGCCTCGTCTTCAAGCCGCGCGATCAGGCGAAGGCGGAGCATGTCGCCGACCGCTTCAACCAGGTCCGCGACAATTGGGGCTTCCTGGTCGAGGAGCATACCGCGTCGAAGCGTGCGGGGCTGTACCAGCGGTTGTTCGCCGACATCACCGACCTGCTCCGCGTCGATCCCGATCACGTGCAGGGCCGCGCTTATTGGGCGGACATCAACTACCGGCCGGAGAACATGCCCGCGGTCGCACTGCCGCCGGTTCCCGCCGGTGTGCCCGCCTGGGCGGCGCGGCAGCTGGACGACCTGAAGATCACGCGCGACTTCGTGACGTGGTGGATCGATCATCGTCAGGTGCCCTATGGCGATTTCGGCGGCGGTATCTCCGACGACACCGATTTGACGCAGCAATGGCCCGGCCTCGCGCTGATGGGAGTCGAGCCGGACAAGGTGAACGCCTCGCTGCGCGCGGTATCCGACGCGGTGTTCAGGAACGGCATGCGGGTGAACGGCCTCGGCTATATCACCACCGACGAACTGCATGCCTATGAGGAGGGGCTGAACTCCGACGCGCAGCGACTCTACCTCAACTGGGGCGAGCCCAGGGCGGTCGAGCGGATCATGGAGACGACCCGCGCGCTGCAGGGTGTGATCCTGAAGAACCCCGCCGGCCATATGCACTTCGCCAGCAACTGGTACGGCGGCCGCAAGATGTACCGCGAGGGCGCGTTCGCGTGGCAGAAGCCGTACAGCTTCACGGTGCTGCACGGCCCCATCCTGCTGGGCCTCTACAACGGCAGCCCGGCCGCGCGGGGGCTGGTGACCGGCGTGATCGACGGCTGGATGGCCCATGGCAAGCAAGCCGCCGACGGGACCTGGAATTATCCCAACGAGATCAACTGGGACACGGACGCGACGCGCGTCGGCGACGGTGGCGGCGTGTCGACGCCGTTACAGGGCGCGTGGGCCGCGTGGCGCTTCACCGGCGACGACACGTATCTGCGCCCGATCGTGGCGCGGGTGGGCAAGTCGGGCAGTGGCCTGGCCGAATTCAACGAGAACGCATTCGACCTGATGCCGGGGGGCACGGCATTGCGCGCGAAGATCGCGAAGGTGGCGGGCAGCGATCCGTTCGCGCGATATACCGCGTGGACCGCCACCGGCGACACCGCGACGCTGGCCGCGCTGCATGCGGACGCATGGACCGACAAGGCGCAGCACCAATATATGTATACCGAGGGCCATTGGTGGTCCGATAGGGTCGACCAGCCGAACGAGATCCTGCAACGCGAGCGACTTGGCGGGATCGCGCTGCGCCGCAACCAGACGTGGCCGGGTAATACCGTCAGCTGGCGCTTCGCGACGTCGGGCGCGGCGGAGCAGGTCGCGATCCTGGTTCCCGGCGCGACACGGGATGCGTTCCGGGTCATCGCCTACAACACCAGCGACGTGCCCCAGCGTGCGACGATGACGACGTGGAACGTCACCGCAGGATCGTGGCAGGTGCGGACGAGCACCAGCACGGACGAAGGCAAGACGCCGGTTGCGGGGGGTGTGCAATCGACGGTGCCGCTGGAACGCAGCGTCGGAATGGACGTGACCTTCGCCCCCCGCACGACGACGGTGATCGAGGCAAAGCTGATGCAGCCGACGACGCCGGTCGAAACGCGGCCGGATATCGGCATCGGATCGGACGATGTGACGGTGAGGGGACGGCGCGTGACGCTGACCGTACATGGTCTGGGGTCGACGCCATCGGGTACGGGTATCGCGACGCTGGTGGCGGCGGATGGCCGCGTCGTCGCGACCGCACCGATCCCGGCTATGGAGGCGCCGAACGACCTGAAGCCACGGACGGTGACGGTCCAGCTGATGGCCCCGGGCGCCACCACCGGGCTAACCGCCCGCGTGGCACTGGCGGGCGACGCGCCGGAGGTGACGCGGCTGAACAACACCGTACCTGTGGTGGGGCGGTGA
- a CDS encoding beta-lactamase family protein codes for MKRVYGIGGLALVALVAAAAVNGQAVRQDAPRSAEIVSQGLRKSFLPTTQALFDGYVRDGKMPGIVAAFGIGDRPTLFVSSGRLATDPAAPLATQDSLWRVYSMTKPVTAMAAMILIEQGRIGLDDPVSKYIPAFRSMKVATAPETSLASVPAKTPITIRMLLTHTSGLTYNIIAKGALLKEYERLGILPAAVNAAIEPGMRRARPATLAAFADQVAKAPLIAQPGTAWNYSVGLDVMGRVIEVASGQPFDTFVNTRIFAPLGMTSSYWTVPQSEAGRLATNYAWTGELLAPLDPAATSVYLRPPSFPYGGAGLVMSARDYDRFLHMLADGGSLDGVRIMKPETVRLAMSNLLPAGVTFGGVGGATGGASANAVPMGFGAGGSVYLADGPGGMPSKGTYGWGGAAGTVAFVDPVKRVRGTIMVNYFPADRWPVRQEAVRALATDLSRLRR; via the coding sequence ATGAAGCGGGTGTACGGGATCGGCGGACTCGCACTGGTGGCGCTGGTCGCTGCCGCGGCGGTCAATGGGCAGGCAGTGCGACAGGATGCGCCTCGTTCTGCGGAGATCGTCTCGCAGGGTCTGCGGAAGTCCTTCCTGCCGACCACCCAGGCACTGTTCGACGGCTATGTTCGCGATGGCAAAATGCCCGGCATCGTCGCCGCGTTCGGCATCGGTGATCGTCCGACGCTGTTCGTATCCTCGGGCCGGCTCGCCACCGATCCTGCCGCGCCGCTGGCGACGCAGGACAGCCTGTGGCGCGTCTATTCGATGACCAAGCCGGTCACGGCGATGGCGGCGATGATCCTGATCGAACAGGGCAGGATCGGCCTCGACGATCCGGTGTCGAAATACATCCCGGCGTTCCGGTCGATGAAGGTCGCCACCGCGCCCGAAACCAGCCTCGCCAGCGTGCCGGCGAAGACGCCGATCACGATCCGCATGCTGCTGACCCACACCTCCGGCCTTACCTACAACATCATCGCCAAGGGTGCGCTGCTCAAGGAGTATGAGCGGCTCGGGATCCTGCCCGCCGCGGTCAATGCCGCGATCGAGCCGGGCATGCGCCGCGCCCGTCCGGCGACGCTCGCCGCCTTCGCCGATCAGGTCGCCAAGGCCCCGCTGATCGCGCAGCCCGGCACCGCGTGGAACTACTCGGTCGGCCTCGACGTGATGGGCCGCGTGATCGAGGTCGCCTCGGGCCAGCCGTTCGATACCTTCGTAAACACCCGCATCTTCGCGCCGCTCGGGATGACGTCGAGCTACTGGACCGTGCCGCAGTCCGAAGCGGGCCGGCTCGCGACCAACTATGCGTGGACGGGCGAACTGCTCGCCCCGCTCGATCCTGCCGCCACCTCGGTCTACCTGCGACCGCCCAGCTTCCCCTATGGCGGCGCCGGGCTGGTGATGTCCGCGCGTGATTACGACCGCTTCCTCCACATGCTCGCCGATGGCGGTAGCCTGGACGGCGTGCGGATCATGAAGCCCGAGACGGTGCGGCTCGCCATGTCGAACCTGCTGCCCGCCGGTGTCACGTTCGGCGGCGTCGGCGGCGCGACCGGCGGCGCCTCCGCGAACGCGGTACCGATGGGCTTCGGTGCCGGCGGTTCGGTCTATCTCGCGGATGGACCGGGCGGCATGCCGTCGAAGGGGACCTATGGCTGGGGCGGCGCGGCCGGAACCGTCGCCTTCGTCGATCCGGTCAAGCGGGTCCGCGGCACGATCATGGTCAACTATTTCCCCGCCGATCGCTGGCCGGTGCGGCAGGAGGCGGTCCGCGCGCTCGCCACCGACCTGTCGCGGTTGCGGCGATGA
- the nudC gene encoding NAD(+) diphosphatase has protein sequence MTLVPGFTGGLLDRADALRHDPAALSAKLDWRARLLKLDGLMPQIEDGRLAWTSLADLPDDAEIVLLGLDAQDRAHVAALLPASGEGTTPAMRSPALMAVLGALEAGEAATYAAARSLLDWHARHRFCARCGSTTHLFRAGWGRQCDACYTEHFPRVDPVVIMIAEHDGRALLGRGKGWPEGRYSALAGFLEPGESIEEAVAREIHEEAGVRVTGVRYVSSQPWPFPSSLMIACIGEAEDDAITLDTTELEDAMWVPRDLVRAVLAGEPGPFVAPPSYAIAHTLLTEWARRDG, from the coding sequence ATGACCCTCGTCCCTGGCTTCACCGGCGGCCTGCTCGACCGGGCCGACGCGCTGCGCCACGATCCCGCCGCGCTGTCGGCGAAGCTCGACTGGCGCGCCCGACTGCTCAAACTCGACGGGCTGATGCCGCAGATCGAGGACGGACGGCTGGCGTGGACCAGCCTCGCCGACCTGCCCGACGATGCGGAGATCGTGCTGCTCGGCCTCGATGCGCAGGACCGTGCGCATGTCGCGGCGCTGCTGCCCGCGAGTGGGGAGGGGACGACACCGGCGATGCGCTCGCCCGCGCTGATGGCGGTGCTCGGCGCGCTGGAGGCGGGGGAGGCGGCAACCTATGCGGCGGCGCGCAGCCTGCTCGACTGGCATGCCCGCCACCGGTTCTGCGCCCGTTGCGGGTCGACCACCCACCTGTTCCGCGCCGGCTGGGGGCGGCAATGCGACGCCTGCTACACAGAGCATTTCCCGCGCGTCGATCCCGTCGTCATCATGATCGCCGAACACGATGGCCGCGCGCTGCTCGGCCGCGGCAAGGGCTGGCCGGAGGGGCGCTATTCCGCGCTCGCCGGCTTCCTGGAACCCGGCGAATCGATCGAGGAAGCGGTGGCGCGCGAGATCCACGAGGAAGCCGGCGTCCGCGTCACCGGCGTCCGCTATGTCTCCAGCCAGCCATGGCCGTTCCCGTCGTCGCTGATGATCGCCTGCATCGGCGAAGCGGAGGACGACGCGATCACACTCGACACCACCGAGCTCGAGGATGCGATGTGGGTGCCGCGCGACCTCGTTCGTGCGGTACTGGCGGGCGAACCGGGCCCGTTCGTCGCCCCGCCATCCTACGCGATCGCCCACACCCTGCTGACGGAATGGGCGCGGCGGGACGGCTGA
- a CDS encoding A/G-specific adenine glycosylase, with protein sequence MDATRSSIDPTRIAPALLGWYDTHRRALPWRALPGEAADPYRIWLSEVMLQQTTVAAVRPRFAAWVARWPDFASLAAADEAEVMAAWAGLGYYARARNLVAAAKVVVADHGGAFPHDEATLRTLPGLGAYTAAAVAAIAFGQRAVVVDANVERVVARLFAIDTPLPGARVPIRAAADRVTPDTRAGDFAQAMMDLGSAICTPKKPSCLLCPLQHDCVAVRRGAPERLPVKAAKKPKPQRYGTIFWLQRGDDVLLVRRPDKGLLGGMRALPTGPWTDASPGLADAPAAAGWELRNVTVSHGFTHFDIELSLAVALTEAHQFGDDAMWWPIVDLDRAGLPTLFAKAASAVLRRDG encoded by the coding sequence GTGGACGCTACACGATCATCGATCGATCCGACGCGCATCGCCCCCGCGCTGCTCGGCTGGTACGATACCCATCGCCGCGCGCTGCCGTGGCGGGCGCTGCCGGGCGAGGCGGCGGACCCCTATCGAATATGGCTGTCGGAGGTGATGCTGCAACAGACGACCGTCGCGGCGGTGCGTCCGCGGTTCGCGGCATGGGTGGCGCGCTGGCCCGACTTCGCGTCGCTGGCGGCGGCGGACGAGGCGGAGGTGATGGCGGCCTGGGCGGGCCTCGGCTATTACGCGCGCGCGCGCAATCTGGTCGCGGCGGCGAAAGTCGTGGTGGCGGACCACGGCGGTGCGTTCCCGCACGATGAGGCGACGCTGCGCACGCTGCCCGGCCTCGGTGCCTATACTGCGGCCGCGGTCGCGGCGATCGCCTTCGGGCAGCGCGCGGTCGTGGTCGACGCCAACGTCGAACGCGTCGTCGCGCGATTGTTCGCGATCGATACGCCGCTGCCGGGTGCGCGGGTGCCGATCCGCGCGGCTGCGGATCGGGTGACCCCCGATACCCGTGCCGGCGATTTCGCCCAGGCGATGATGGACCTCGGCTCTGCGATCTGCACGCCGAAGAAACCATCCTGCCTGCTCTGTCCGTTGCAGCATGATTGTGTTGCGGTGCGTCGGGGCGCACCCGAACGCCTGCCGGTGAAGGCCGCGAAGAAGCCGAAGCCGCAGCGGTACGGCACCATCTTCTGGCTACAGCGGGGCGATGACGTGCTATTGGTCCGCCGCCCCGACAAGGGCTTGCTCGGCGGCATGCGTGCGCTGCCGACCGGCCCATGGACCGATGCCTCGCCCGGCCTCGCCGACGCGCCCGCTGCGGCCGGCTGGGAATTGCGAAATGTGACGGTCTCGCATGGATTTACCCATTTCGACATCGAACTGTCGCTTGCCGTGGCGCTGACGGAAGCGCATCAATTCGGTGATGATGCCATGTGGTGGCCGATCGTGGATCTCGACCGCGCCGGATTGCCGACGCTGTTCGCAAAAGCCGCGTCGGCGGTGCTGAGGAGGGACGGATGA
- a CDS encoding glycoside hydrolase family 130 protein — translation MAASFVRHLDPTLLPDPKRTVIRPFLPGDPDPFRVEGKPRGDRIVERTLAMSDDEVQQLVDIIIEGLGVRHREVPALLMRRFDEVAPQLKLDTTVSDKRKMLIGGYFSAEYSFEAAALFNPSIVPHPDQDECPDGAIRFVLSLRGIGEGHLSSVTFRTGIWGPGDDTLVLDPPSQQGVPPLLEEPDPDLVRQIGAKALIQLNCRESREPSETVLFPVIESQNRGIEDLRLVQFREDDGNQTYIGSYTAVSDKGARQEVLQTDDFRLFHMHPVDGPVAPGKGMALFPRRIGGKFAALFRHDNENLWYGTSDTPLEWQDPVRIMTPEYPWEFVQIGNCGSPIEINEGWLVITHGVGIVRSYCIGAALLDRDDPTRVLKRLAEPLIAPDGETWDGYVPNVVYTCGALVRGRTLLLPYALADDMTTFATVPLDDLIAAMR, via the coding sequence TTGGCCGCTTCCTTCGTTCGCCACCTCGATCCGACCCTGTTGCCCGATCCCAAGCGAACGGTGATCCGGCCGTTCCTGCCCGGCGATCCCGACCCCTTTCGCGTCGAGGGCAAACCGCGCGGCGACCGGATCGTCGAGCGGACGCTGGCGATGTCGGACGACGAGGTCCAGCAACTGGTCGATATCATCATCGAGGGGCTCGGCGTCCGTCACCGCGAGGTGCCCGCGCTGCTGATGCGGCGCTTCGACGAGGTGGCGCCCCAGCTGAAGCTCGACACCACCGTGTCCGACAAGCGCAAGATGCTGATCGGCGGCTATTTCAGCGCGGAATATTCGTTCGAGGCGGCGGCGCTGTTCAACCCCAGCATCGTGCCGCATCCGGATCAGGACGAGTGCCCGGATGGTGCGATCCGGTTCGTCCTGTCATTGCGGGGTATCGGCGAAGGGCATCTGTCATCGGTGACGTTCCGCACCGGTATCTGGGGTCCGGGGGACGACACGCTGGTGCTCGATCCACCAAGCCAGCAGGGCGTGCCGCCATTGCTGGAGGAGCCCGACCCCGACCTCGTCCGCCAGATCGGGGCGAAGGCGCTGATCCAGCTGAACTGTCGCGAATCGCGCGAGCCGTCCGAAACCGTACTGTTCCCGGTGATCGAATCGCAGAACCGGGGAATCGAGGATCTGCGGCTGGTGCAATTCCGCGAGGACGACGGCAACCAGACCTATATCGGCAGCTACACCGCGGTCAGCGACAAGGGGGCGCGGCAGGAGGTGCTGCAGACCGACGATTTCCGGCTGTTCCACATGCACCCGGTCGACGGGCCGGTGGCGCCCGGCAAGGGCATGGCGCTGTTCCCGCGGCGGATCGGCGGCAAGTTCGCCGCGCTGTTCCGGCACGACAACGAGAACCTGTGGTACGGGACCAGCGACACGCCGCTGGAATGGCAGGATCCGGTGCGGATCATGACGCCCGAATATCCGTGGGAGTTCGTGCAGATCGGCAATTGCGGATCGCCGATCGAGATCAACGAGGGCTGGCTGGTCATCACGCATGGCGTCGGCATCGTCCGCAGCTATTGCATCGGCGCGGCGCTGCTCGACCGGGATGATCCGACCAGGGTGCTGAAGCGACTGGCCGAACCGTTGATCGCGCCGGACGGCGAGACGTGGGACGGTTACGTGCCCAACGTCGTCTACACCTGCGGCGCGCTGGTGCGGGGACGGACGCTGCTGCTGCCCTATGCGCTGGCGGACGACATGACGACCTTCGCGACGGTGCCGCTGGACGATCTGATCGCCGCGATGCGGTGA
- a CDS encoding DUF885 domain-containing protein, producing the protein MTQRNACDPGLSPVQKHGHMPAATGPHRRSVIVGMGATMLSACVRDRGGDHSPDDTLRLALDEAAGSPPAQALSRLAGFEARTLPASQRLDLVTARAGLAIDERLAAIPATRGAKGGYRPLADAGPIAADHYALLLARPLGPVTPQAAQARLTRELDGLHARAAAAFSTIGITGGSIGDRYSRLWRDERFLYPDAAAAVADMTRMLEAARARIPATIGPVPAWCTDVGVRTLSAEEIAAGRNGYRAVPTPTQPGAYIVDLKQLGRRPSWTLPSVVAHELLPGHMIQLGLEGIAPPHPLRITYAGSFVEGWGIHAEAVAAEDGAFADPRTMLGHLHWLIFRVARALADLGIHLDRWSLDAARARLIEWQGEPGYFAPYDTELPRIVQEPAQRVGEAMAWLAIADAARDRRGAARIALHRRLLDHGRMRSDAVGNIS; encoded by the coding sequence ATGACGCAGCGTAACGCCTGCGACCCCGGACTGTCGCCGGTGCAAAAGCACGGGCATATGCCTGCTGCGACTGGACCGCACCGGCGGTCCGTGATCGTCGGGATGGGTGCGACGATGCTGTCCGCCTGCGTCCGCGATCGCGGTGGCGACCATAGCCCCGACGACACCCTGCGTCTTGCTCTGGACGAGGCGGCGGGATCGCCGCCGGCGCAGGCGCTTTCGCGGCTCGCCGGATTCGAGGCACGGACATTGCCGGCGTCGCAGCGGCTCGACCTCGTCACGGCCCGTGCCGGGCTGGCGATCGACGAGCGTCTGGCTGCCATCCCCGCGACGCGTGGCGCCAAGGGCGGCTACCGTCCGCTCGCGGACGCCGGGCCGATCGCGGCGGACCATTATGCGCTGCTGCTGGCCCGGCCGCTGGGGCCGGTCACGCCGCAGGCGGCACAGGCGCGGCTGACACGCGAGCTGGACGGCCTGCATGCCCGTGCCGCAGCGGCGTTCTCCACGATCGGCATCACCGGCGGCAGTATCGGGGATCGCTACAGCCGGCTGTGGCGCGACGAACGCTTCCTGTACCCCGACGCCGCTGCGGCCGTCGCCGATATGACGAGGATGCTGGAAGCCGCCCGTGCCCGCATTCCGGCGACGATCGGACCGGTTCCCGCCTGGTGCACCGACGTCGGTGTCCGCACGCTGTCCGCGGAGGAAATCGCGGCAGGCAGGAACGGCTATCGCGCAGTACCGACGCCGACGCAGCCGGGTGCCTATATCGTCGACCTGAAGCAGCTTGGCCGCCGGCCGAGCTGGACGCTGCCCAGCGTCGTCGCGCACGAATTGCTGCCCGGGCATATGATCCAGCTCGGGCTGGAGGGCATCGCACCGCCGCATCCGCTGCGGATCACCTATGCCGGCAGCTTCGTCGAAGGGTGGGGCATTCATGCCGAGGCGGTTGCGGCGGAGGACGGCGCCTTCGCCGATCCGCGCACGATGCTCGGCCATCTCCATTGGCTGATCTTTCGGGTCGCCCGCGCGCTTGCGGATCTGGGTATCCATCTCGACCGCTGGAGCCTCGACGCGGCGCGGGCGCGGCTGATCGAATGGCAGGGCGAACCGGGCTATTTCGCGCCCTACGACACCGAGCTGCCGCGGATCGTGCAGGAACCGGCGCAGCGCGTCGGCGAGGCGATGGCGTGGCTGGCGATCGCCGATGCCGCGCGCGACCGGCGCGGAGCCGCCAGGATCGCCTTACATCGGCGATTGCTCGACCACGGGCGGATGCGGAGCGACGCGGTCGGCAATATTTCCTAA